The window ATGCAGTAAGGCCGGCGGCGGACATATTCCGTGAGCTGGCCGGCGTCCTCGTAGCCCACGTAGCCGGGAGGCGCGCCCACCAGGCGGGAGACGTTGTGCCGCTCCATGAACTCGGACATGTCCAGCTGGAGCAGGGCGTCCTCAGAGCCGAAAAGGAACTCGGCCAGGGCCTTCGTGAGCTCCGTCTTGCCCACCCCGGTCGGCCCAAGGAAGATGAAGGAGCCGATGGGCCGGCGGGGATCCTTGAGGCCGGCGCGGGCCCGTCGCACCGCCCGGGAGATCACGCTGATGGCCTCATCCTGCCCCACGATGCGCTTCTTCAGCTCCTCCTCCATCTGGAGCAGGCGCTGGGATTCGTCCCCGGCGATGCGGCTGACCGGGATGCCGGTCCACATCGAGACCACTTCGGCGATGTCCTCGGCGGTCACCTTCGGCCCTTCATCGGTCTCGCTGCGCATGCGCAGCTGCTGCAGCTGGGCCTGAAGCTCCTCCTCCCGGGCTTTCAGGTCGGCCACGTCCTCGTAGCGGCGCTCGGCCAGGGCCTCCTCCCGCTCCCGCTGCACCGTCCGCAGCTCGTTGTAGACCTTCTGGAGGCTGGGCCAGCGGGCGGCCTTATACATCCGCACCCGGGCGGCGGCCTCATCGATCAGATCGATGGCTTTATCCGGGAGATAACGCTCGGGGATGTAGCGCGCGGAGAGGCGTGCGGCGGCCTCGATGGCCTCGTCGGTGATGGTCAGTTTGTGGTGCTCCTCGTAGCGGTGGCGGATGCCCCGCAGGATCTCGATGGTCTCCTCGATGGTGGGCTCCTCCACCACCACCGGCTGGAACCGGCGCTCCAGGGCCGCGTCGCTCTCGATGTATTTGCGATACTCGTCGAAGGTGGTGGCCCCGATGCACTGGATCTCACCCCGGGCCAGGGCCGGCTTGAGGATGTTGGCGGCGTCCACCGCGCTGCCGGCCGCCCCGGCGCCCACCAGCATGTGCATCTCGTCGATGAACAGGATGCAGTCGGCGCTCTTGAGCTCCTCCAGCACCCGCTTCAGCCGCTCCTCGAACTGGCCCCGATACATCGTCCCCGCCACCAGGGAGGCCACGTCCAGCTGGAGGACCCGCTTGCTGAGGAGAGGTTCGGGGACCTCGCCGGCCACGATGCGCTGGGCCAGGCCCTCGACGATGGCGGTCTTGCCCACCCCGGGCTCCCCGATCAGAGCGGGGTTGTTCTTGGTCCGACGGGAGAGGATCTGGATCACCCGCTCGATCTCCTGCTCCCGCCCGATCACCGGATCCAGCTTCCCCTCCTCCGCCAGGGCGGTCAGATCGATCGCCAGCTGGTCCAGCAGCGGGGTCTTCGGGCGCTCCCGCCGGGGCCGGGCGGCCGCGGTCGTCTCCTGGATCATCCGGTTGGTCTCCCGGCGGATCTGCTCCAGGGAGAGCCCGAGGCTCTTCAGGATGTCCACCGCCATCCCATCCCCCAGGCGGACCAGCCCGAGGAGGAGGTGTTCGGTGCCGATGTAGTGGTGTCCCATCCGCCGGGCCTCGTCGACGGCCAGCTCAATCACCCGGCGGATCCGGGGGGTTAAATCGGGTTTGCTGTGAGGGGTGCGGCGGCCGGGCCCCGACATGCGAAGGACCATCTCCTCCACCTTCTGGGGGGTCACCCCCAGACGTCGGAGCACCTGGCCGGCGATGCCGTTCTCTTCCTTCACCAGGCCCAGGAGCAGATGCTCGGTGCCGATGTAGGTGTGGTTCAGGCGTTCGGCCTCTTCCTGGGCCAGCGCCAGCACCCGCCTGGCCCGCTGGGTGAACCGATCCAGCTTGCTCGACACTGCGTCCTCCTTCCGGCTGACCGCTGAATGTGCCCGGCGAACCCGCAACCGGTTTCACTCTTAGTATAACACGCCATCCCTTTCGCCGGTTAGTTTCAGAAAACGGATTGCCGCTACTCTAAGCGGTTTCGATCCCCGCGTTGCCATACAACACAATCGCAGGAAGTCGCCTTCGTTAATCCGTCCGCAACGCCTTAGCCGATCCGATGGGTGTGGAAGGGCGATGCCAAACCCTGCTGCGATGGGCGGAGCGAGGGAGCTGGGGCGCCGGCGGTTCAGGTCGTGTCCTTCCTCCGGCCGGGTAGGGCCTTCAGGAAGCTTCCTCCGGTCCCGTCTGCTCGCTGGCCCGGAGGCGCGCCTGAGCCATCTCCCAGTCCAGCATGGCGTATTCGGGGGAAGCGACCCGACGCAGGCTGAGCGCCAGCCGCCGGTTCTCCGCGTCGATCCGGATCAACCGCACCACCAGCTCCTCCCCTTCCCGCACCACTTCCTTGGGATGGTTCACCCGGTGCTCGGCCAGCTCCGAGATATGGATCAGGCCCTCCACCTCCGGGAACTCTTTCAGGGCGGCGAAGGCGCCGAAGTTCATCAGGCGGGTGATCACCACCTCGACTAGCTGCCCCTCTCGCAGGTGGGAGATCGCCTCCTGCCAGGGATCAGGCTCCACCCGTTTGCGGCTCAGGGCGACGCGCTTGCGCTCCCGATCCACCCCGATGACTTCCACCTCGACTTCCTGGCCTACCGAGAGCACATCCCGGGGATGTCGCACTCGACGCCAGGAGAGCTCGCTGATGTGGATCAGGCCGTCCACCCCGCCCAGGTCCACGAAGGCGCCGAAGTCGGTCAGGCTGATGACCCGGCCCTTCACCCGCATCCCGGGCTCCAGGCGCGCCAGGAGCTCCTCCTTTTGCCGCTTCTGGAGCTCCTTCTGAGCCTCCCGCTCCGAGAGGATCAGCCGGTTGGCCTCCGGGTCTACCTCGATGATGCGAGCCCAGATCTTCTGGCCCACCCGGCGTTTGAGGCGCTGCTCCACCGGCAGCTTCTCCTCGCCGGGCTCCTGAGGGAGGACCTGGGAAGCCGGGATGAACCCTCGCAGCCGTCCGACCTTCACCACCAGCCCTCCCTTGTTGAAACCGCTGACCGTGAGCTCCAGGATCTCCCCGGCCTCCATCAGCTGCCGGGCGCGCTGCCAGTCCTCCTCCATCAGCGCCCGCTGGAGGGAGAGGAGGATGTTCCCGCTGCGATCCTCCGGGTTCACCACCTGGACCTGGATCACATCCCCCTCGCGGAGCACCTCGCGGATCTCTTTCGGCATCCGCTCCAGCTCGCGGCCGGTGATCACCCCCTCGGCCTTCATGCCGATGTCCACCAGGATCTCCGTCGGGGTGATCCGGACGATGGTGCCGCGCACGATGTCGCCGCGTCGGAGCGAGGGGGGAGATAGCTCCAGCCACTCGCCCATCTCGGCCATGGCGTTGGCGTTTTCGGGGCGATCCTGCCGGATCTCTTCGCTCATCCCACATAACTCCTGACGCAGGGTCAGATCCCATAAGGCCCGGGAAAGGCTTGCCCCAATTATAGCGAGGAGGGTGGGAATCGGCAAAGGTTCTTTCAGAAGGCAAGGCCTTGCCGCTGCCGGCCGGTCATCCGCGCAGGGAGACCTCGCCGGCGTGGAAGCGCCGCTCGCGCCCATCCGGGAGGCGCACCCGCAGCCCGCCCCCCTCATCTACGCCTTCGGCGATCCCTTCGCAGGCCCCCTCCGGGGTCAGGACCCGCACCGGGTGCCCCAGCATGATCAGCGCTGCGGCCCAGCGCTCCACGAGCCGCGCCCCCGCGTTCCATTCCAGATACAGAGAGGCGAAGGCGCGCAACAGACCTTTGAGAACGGCGAGCCGGGGGATCGGACGGCCGAGGGTCTGGGACAGGCTTCCCAGGATCTCCCGCAGGTCCGGAGGGATCTCCTCCGGCGAGATGTTGATGTTGATCCCGATCCCGATCACCGCGAAGGCCGGAGGAAACGCTTCGACCAGGATGCCGCCGGCCTTCCGCCAGGCCATTAAGGAAGGAACCTCGCCGGTGACGGGGGGGATCATCAGGTCGTTGGGCCATTTGAGGCCGGCCGGGCAGCCGGTCCCCCGCACGGCCTCCACCGCCGCCAGCCCGGCGACCATCACCAGCTGGGGCCAGTCCGCCACGGGCCGGCGCGGGCGAACCAGGAGCGAGAGGGCGATGGCGCGCCCCCGGGGGGTCCACCAGGACCGCCCGGCCCGTCCCCGGCCTCGGGTCTGGGCGTCTGCCAGGACGGCCACCCCCTCCGGCGCGCCCATATCCCCCAGGTCTCGGGCCACATCGTTGGTGGACCCGACCTCGGGATACAGGTAGATCTCCCGGATCCAGGGGATCTCCTCGGTGAGCCGTCGCACTTCCTCCGGATCCCAGTCCAAGGCTCCTCCTGCCGGCGGACTTTCCGAATGCGCCAGGAGATCCCTCGCCGCTTCGGATTCTCCTCTCTTCCGGAGGCGAAGGCAAAGCCGGAGCGGGGGATGGGAGACCGGGGATTGCCATGCGGGGTGAAGCACGGTAGAATATAAAAGGCGTGGAGGGCGTAGCTCAGCGGTTAGAGCGCCTGACTGTGGATCAGGAGGTCGCGGGTTCGATCCCCGTCGCCCTCCCTGGAGGGCCCCCGTAGCTCAACTGGATAGAGCGCTGGACTTCGGATCCAGTGGTTGCGCGTTCGAGTCGCGCCGGGGGCGCCATCCGGTCGGTGTGGGGGCTTCCCTCCCCACGCCGTTTTTGTTTTCGCTTCGCTGTGAAGCGGGATTCATCTCCGATGGCACGCGCGCCGGAACCGGTTTCGGATTCCTTCCGCAGGCGCTGGGCTCGACCGGCCCTGGTCCTCAGCGGGGCCGTGCTGGGCCTGGTGGTGGCGTGGTTGTTCTCCCTGGTATCCGGCATCCCCCTGCCCCTGTGGGAGGCTCTGGCCGCCCTCCTTCTGGGAGCCCTCCTGGGCTTCTCCGCCAGCCTCCCTACGCCGCCCCGCCCATCCGCGCGGCCGTGATCCGGGAGGATCCCACAGGCCCTGACCGGGCTCTGTTTCCTCAGTAGCCGGTCTCCCGATCGATGGCCCCGTGCTGCCGGGCCCGGCCCTCTGCGAAGCGGTAGAAGCCGAAGCCGAGGATCAGCGACAGGAGGGCCATCCCGCTCAGCGCTCCCAGCAGCTGGGCGTCCGACCATCCGGCGAAAGTGGGAAAACGGAAGGCGGAGGGGCCCAGCAGCGCCCGGCGGACGCTCTCCAGCCAGTAGGTGAGGGGAAGGCCGTAGCCCAGCGGCCGCAGGAAAGGCGGGAGGACCTCCAGGGGGAACACCGCGCCGCAGAAGAGATACAGCGCCCCGGCCACCGCCTCGCCGATCACCCAGACGTGACGGGCGGCCAGCAGGGTCGCCCCGGCCAGACCCACCCCCAGCCCGATCATCGCCAGCATCCCCAGGGCCATCGCGAGGAGGAAAACCCCCGCGCCCGCGGCCGAGGGCCGGAGGGGAAGCCCGAAGGCCAAAACCCCGAACAGCAGAGTGATGGCCACGGCGATGGTCCCGGTGGCCATCCGCGCCATCCCCCGACCCACCAGATACGCCTCCGGCGGGATCGGGGCGATGTAGAAGTATTTGAGGATCCCGTATTCCTCGCGGTCGATGATCAGGACCTGGCTGATCCCCGTGAGGACCGCTCCCACGTAGATGTAAAAGGCGTTCCCGAGATAGAGATAGGCGAACATCGGGTGCCCGAAATCCGCCCGGGCCACCACCTTATACATCAGGATCAGGATGAGGACGCTGGCGATGGGCTTGGCGATGGAGTAAACCGTGAACAGAAAGGGATCCGTCCAGTTGGACTCAATCTGCCAGCCCAGCCATGCTGCCGTGCGGAGGGTTCGCCAGAGGGTTCGCATTCAGCGCCTCCGTTCGGTGAGCCGACCCTCGCGGCGGGCCAGCCGTTCCATCGCGTTCAGGGCCCGGTGGGCGGCGAGGAGGAAGATCCCGCTGAGGGCCGCCAGGCCGGCGATCTCGATGCCGACGGGGAACAGGCCGCTGGCGGCCTGCGGGAAAAGCAGCTGCCGCATGGCGTCCAGGCCCAGGGTGAGGGGGATGAGGGAGGCCAGGGCGCCCACCCAGAACCCCAGGGCCCGGATGGGGAAGTAGAACCCGGAGAGCAGATAGATGGGCTCCTGGAGCAGGTTGGAGAGGTGCCAGGCCTCTCGACCCCACATCAGGAAGAGAGACGCCAGCAGCATCCCCAGCCCATAGAGCGCCAGGAGGGTGAGCAGAAAGGTCCCAATCAGGGCCAGGGGATCCGCCGGCGCGTAACGCACGCCGAAGAGGAGGGACCCTGCCAGCACGATCACCGAGGCCCGGAGGGTGGTGGCCAGCATCCCCCCCAGGGCCATGCCGGCCAGGATCCCCATCATCGGGCCCGGCGCGATGATGAAAAGGGGGAGGTTCCCGGATTCTTTCTCCCAGTAGAGCTGGCTGGACATGGACCATAGGACGTTGAGCCAGAAGGCGGTCATGGCCCCGCCCAGGATCACGAACCCGATATAGGCCTCAGGGGCCTGAAGAGCCCGGTAGATGAACACATAGGCGGAGGTGCCCAGGAGCGGCAACCCCACGTCGATGAGCACCCAGCTGGGCTCCCGGTTCTGGCCGACGATGCGCGGATACGCCCGCGCGATCATCGTCCGCAGGAAGAGGATGACGGCCTCCCGGCTCATTCGGGCTCCTCCTCCTCGGCCTCGGAGAGCCCGCGGCCCACCAGGCGGACGAACACATCCTCCAGGGTGGGCTCGCGCTTGCGCAGGGCCAGGATGTGGGCGCCGTGAGCGGTCAGGGCGGAGATGACCGGCCCGATCGCCCCTTCCTCTTCCAGGATGAGATCCACCTCCGCCCGCCCGTCCCGAGGCCGGTAATACGCCTGCCGCACGCCCGGGATCCCCTGCAGGGCGGGGAACCATCCTCCGAGGCCGTCGATCTCCAGGGAGAAGACCGCATCGCGCTGGAGCTGGCGCTTCAGGTTCCCGGGGGCGTCGCACGCCAGGATGCGCCCCCGGTCGATGATGGCCACCCGGTCGCAGAGCTCATCGGCCTCCAGCATGTAGTGGGTGGTCAGCAGGATCGTCCGACCCGGCCGCTCCCGGATCCACTCCCGGATGAAGAAGCGGATCTGTCGGGCGGCGTTGACGTCCAGCCCCAGGGTCGGCTCGTCCAGAAACAGGATCTGCGGGTCGGTCAGGAACCCCCGGATGATGTTGACCTTCTGCCGCAGCCCGGTGGAGAGATCTGACATCTTGGAGTCCCCCCGATCCCGCAGGCCGAACCGCTCCAGGAGCTCCTCGATGCGCCGGCGGGCGGTTCGGTTGTCCAGGCCGTAGAACTGGGAGAACATCCACAGGTTCTCCCGCACGGTGAGCAGCCCGTAACCGCAGGACTCCCCACCGGCCACCATGTTGATGCGGCGGCGGATCGCCTCGGGCTGGGCCACGACGTCGTAGCCGGCGACCCACGCCCGCCCGGAGGTGGGCAGGAGCAGCGTGGTGAGGATCTTGATCAGCGTGGTCTTCCCGGCCCCGTTGGGACCCAGCAGCCCGAACAGTTCCCCGGGATGGATCTCCAGGTCGACCTCATGCAGGGCCACCCGCTCCTGAGGAGGTTGCCCCCGCCGGCGGGAGACCCGGTAAACCCGGGTCAGGCGCTCGGTGC is drawn from Thermoflexus hugenholtzii and contains these coding sequences:
- a CDS encoding ATP-dependent Clp protease ATP-binding subunit → MSSKLDRFTQRARRVLALAQEEAERLNHTYIGTEHLLLGLVKEENGIAGQVLRRLGVTPQKVEEMVLRMSGPGRRTPHSKPDLTPRIRRVIELAVDEARRMGHHYIGTEHLLLGLVRLGDGMAVDILKSLGLSLEQIRRETNRMIQETTAAARPRRERPKTPLLDQLAIDLTALAEEGKLDPVIGREQEIERVIQILSRRTKNNPALIGEPGVGKTAIVEGLAQRIVAGEVPEPLLSKRVLQLDVASLVAGTMYRGQFEERLKRVLEELKSADCILFIDEMHMLVGAGAAGSAVDAANILKPALARGEIQCIGATTFDEYRKYIESDAALERRFQPVVVEEPTIEETIEILRGIRHRYEEHHKLTITDEAIEAAARLSARYIPERYLPDKAIDLIDEAAARVRMYKAARWPSLQKVYNELRTVQREREEALAERRYEDVADLKAREEELQAQLQQLRMRSETDEGPKVTAEDIAEVVSMWTGIPVSRIAGDESQRLLQMEEELKKRIVGQDEAISVISRAVRRARAGLKDPRRPIGSFIFLGPTGVGKTELTKALAEFLFGSEDALLQLDMSEFMERHNVSRLVGAPPGYVGYEDAGQLTEYVRRRPYCIVVFDEIEKAHPDVFNMLLQIMEEGRLTDARGRKVDFRNTIIIMTSNIGAETIRKAHLGFPTQKQEEVDLERRYREMREKLLNELRKVFRPEFLNRVDQVVVFRPLSREDILKIVDLELGKVAARLKEHRLSIEATPAAKAFLADKGYDPEYGARPLRRVIQNLVEDALSEGMLAGRFGPGDTVVIDVEGDQLTFRAKGIEELTPPPALVVEG
- a CDS encoding ABC transporter ATP-binding protein, with the protein product MEDRAVPAVRTERLTRVYRVSRRRGQPPQERVALHEVDLEIHPGELFGLLGPNGAGKTTLIKILTTLLLPTSGRAWVAGYDVVAQPEAIRRRINMVAGGESCGYGLLTVRENLWMFSQFYGLDNRTARRRIEELLERFGLRDRGDSKMSDLSTGLRQKVNIIRGFLTDPQILFLDEPTLGLDVNAARQIRFFIREWIRERPGRTILLTTHYMLEADELCDRVAIIDRGRILACDAPGNLKRQLQRDAVFSLEIDGLGGWFPALQGIPGVRQAYYRPRDGRAEVDLILEEEGAIGPVISALTAHGAHILALRKREPTLEDVFVRLVGRGLSEAEEEEPE
- a CDS encoding 30S ribosomal protein S1, translating into MSEEIRQDRPENANAMAEMGEWLELSPPSLRRGDIVRGTIVRITPTEILVDIGMKAEGVITGRELERMPKEIREVLREGDVIQVQVVNPEDRSGNILLSLQRALMEEDWQRARQLMEAGEILELTVSGFNKGGLVVKVGRLRGFIPASQVLPQEPGEEKLPVEQRLKRRVGQKIWARIIEVDPEANRLILSEREAQKELQKRQKEELLARLEPGMRVKGRVISLTDFGAFVDLGGVDGLIHISELSWRRVRHPRDVLSVGQEVEVEVIGVDRERKRVALSRKRVEPDPWQEAISHLREGQLVEVVITRLMNFGAFAALKEFPEVEGLIHISELAEHRVNHPKEVVREGEELVVRLIRIDAENRRLALSLRRVASPEYAMLDWEMAQARLRASEQTGPEEAS
- a CDS encoding ABC transporter permease yields the protein MSREAVILFLRTMIARAYPRIVGQNREPSWVLIDVGLPLLGTSAYVFIYRALQAPEAYIGFVILGGAMTAFWLNVLWSMSSQLYWEKESGNLPLFIIAPGPMMGILAGMALGGMLATTLRASVIVLAGSLLFGVRYAPADPLALIGTFLLTLLALYGLGMLLASLFLMWGREAWHLSNLLQEPIYLLSGFYFPIRALGFWVGALASLIPLTLGLDAMRQLLFPQAASGLFPVGIEIAGLAALSGIFLLAAHRALNAMERLARREGRLTERRR
- a CDS encoding biotin--[acetyl-CoA-carboxylase] ligase, which gives rise to MDWDPEEVRRLTEEIPWIREIYLYPEVGSTNDVARDLGDMGAPEGVAVLADAQTRGRGRAGRSWWTPRGRAIALSLLVRPRRPVADWPQLVMVAGLAAVEAVRGTGCPAGLKWPNDLMIPPVTGEVPSLMAWRKAGGILVEAFPPAFAVIGIGININISPEEIPPDLREILGSLSQTLGRPIPRLAVLKGLLRAFASLYLEWNAGARLVERWAAALIMLGHPVRVLTPEGACEGIAEGVDEGGGLRVRLPDGRERRFHAGEVSLRG
- a CDS encoding ABC transporter permease: MRTLWRTLRTAAWLGWQIESNWTDPFLFTVYSIAKPIASVLILILMYKVVARADFGHPMFAYLYLGNAFYIYVGAVLTGISQVLIIDREEYGILKYFYIAPIPPEAYLVGRGMARMATGTIAVAITLLFGVLAFGLPLRPSAAGAGVFLLAMALGMLAMIGLGVGLAGATLLAARHVWVIGEAVAGALYLFCGAVFPLEVLPPFLRPLGYGLPLTYWLESVRRALLGPSAFRFPTFAGWSDAQLLGALSGMALLSLILGFGFYRFAEGRARQHGAIDRETGY